The genomic segment GAGGCCGAATCCTTGCTGAATGCGTATATGGAGGAACTGCGAAAAATTTCATTATTGCCGGCAGCGGAAGAAAGGGCGCTTTGGATCGCTTATAAAGATCGGTCTGACGCGGCGGCACGGCGTTGTCTTATCGAGCACTATCAGCCCCTTGTTTTCAGAGAGGCTATGCGTTGGCACCTCTCTGCCGACGTATTGGCAGATGCGCTGCAGGAAGGTACGTTGGGACTGATTGAGGCGGTGGAACGCTATGACTATCGGCGCGGCGTCGCTTTTTCCGTTTTTGCCGTGCATCGTATTCGCGGTGAGATCATTGATTTTCTGAACCGCGAAGGAAAGGGAAAGGCCGCCTTATCTATTGATGAACCCGATGAAAATGGCATCACGCTGGCCGAATTGCTTTCCGACGGCAGTGAAGATTTGGCCGATCAGACCGGCAGAAAACT from the Megasphaera vaginalis (ex Bordigoni et al. 2020) genome contains:
- a CDS encoding sigma-70 family RNA polymerase sigma factor — its product is MLNAYMEELRKISLLPAAEERALWIAYKDRSDAAARRCLIEHYQPLVFREAMRWHLSADVLADALQEGTLGLIEAVERYDYRRGVAFSVFAVHRIRGEIIDFLNREGKGKAALSIDEPDENGITLAELLSDGSEDLADQTGRKLLFEHVSAMLPRLPEKEKLVVEGVYLHDRQQKRLAEDLDVSLPYIYRLQKRGIRRVRGMLSRFIHESKNDE